The following nucleotide sequence is from Fibrobacter sp. UWB2.
GCCAGCGCCATCACCCGTTTCCGGGTCGCCACCAGCCGCACCGCGATGCATAAGTCTTTTCAAGACCGTGATACCCTGCAACACTATCTGGTGCGAGGCAACATTATTAATATTAGCGACCAGGCCGACACCGCAGGCGTCGTGTTCGTTGGCCGGATCGTAAAGTGCTTGAGCGTTCATATATATCCTTTCCTAATTTTTGCGCTTCCTATTTGCAAAATCCGTGCCAATTTTTGGAAAACCGCTCATAAAATGTAAAACAGGCGTTTTTTGGGGCTTTTCATATTTATATCGGAGCATTAAAGAGTATTCTTTTTACAAAAATTGTAAAGAAATATCGTAATTTTACACAACATGTAAACATCACTTGGCAGCACGAAAATTTTCATAATCTTCGGAAATTTTTCTACACAACCTTTCAGCCCACTAAGTTTTACACTTTATGTATTTTCGATTAAAGTTTTTCATTTATTGTAATTTTTACAACTAAGTAAAAATCAAGTGTAATCTTTTACATTTTCGAAATCACGCAGATTTCGCCATTTTCTGGTTCGCCTCCCCTTTTGGCACACTTTTTGCATTTGGCAGACCGAAAAATTCAAATAGGAGATTGCCATGAGCAACGAATACAGATTAAAAGCTATCAAGGAAATCGCAAGTGAAAACGCAACGGGCGTAATGCCGGCAGCACCTGCAAACATCGACTTTTACGGCGAAGATGTTTTCAACGCCGAAGCGATGCGCACCTACCTTCCGAAAGACATTTGCAAAAAGCTCTTCGCTACTATTGATGACGGCGCACCGCTCGACCCGAGCATCGCAGGCGAAGTTGCACACGCTATGAAAAAGTGGGCCATCGATCGCGGCGCCACTCACTTTACTCACTGGTTCCAGCCCCTTACCGGTTCTACTGCAGAAAAGCACGACTCCTTCCTTGAACCCGAAGATGGCAAAGCCATCCTCGCGTTCAGCGGCAAGAACTTGATCGTCGGCGAACCGGACGCATCTTCCTTCCCGAGCGGCGGCCTTCGCTCTACGTTTGAAGCCCGCGGCTACACCGCCTGGGACCCGACCTCTCCGGCATTCATCAAGCGTCACGGCAACGGTGCAACGCTTTGCATCCCGACTGCATTCTGCAGCTATACTGGTGAAGCACTCGACAAGAAGACTCCGCTCCTCCGTTCCATCCAGGCTTTGCAGAAATCCGCCGACCGCCTCATGGGCCTCTTCGGTGTCGCTCCGCAGAAGGTCACCGTCACGCTCGGTGCCGAACAGGAATACTTCCTCGTCGACAAGCGTTTCTACCTCCAGCGCCCGGACCTCTACCAGGCAGGCCGCACCTTGTTCGGTGCCGCTCCGGCTAAGCACCAGCAGATGGAAGACCACTACTTCGGTAGCATTCCGTCTCGCATTTTGAACTTCATGAACGATGTGGAAAAGGAACTCTGGAAGCTCGGCATTCCGGCAAAGACCCGCCACAACGAAGTCGCTCCGGCTCAGTTCGAACTTGCTCCGATGTTCGAAGAAGTGAACCTCGCTTGCGACCACAACATGCAGATTATGGAAGTCCTCCGTCAGGTTGCTGACCGCCACGGACTCGTCTGCCTCCTCCACGAAAAGCCGTTTGCAGGCATCAACGGTTCTGGTAAGCACAACAACTGGTCTGTGAACTATGGTAAGACCAACCTCTTGAACCCGGGCAAGGACCCGCACCAGAACGCCATCTTCCTCACCACGCTCTGCGCTGTCATTTACGCCGTCGATACTCACGCTGACCTGCTCCGTATGGCTGTTGCAAGCGCTGGTAACGACCACCGCCTTGGCGCAAACGAAGCTCCTCCGGCAATCATCTCCATGTACCTCGGCGACCAGCTTGCTGACGTCGTCGACCAGCTCGAAAAGGGCGATCCGAAGTCCAGTAAGCAGGCTGGCGCACTCAAGCTCGGTTCCGACACTCTCCCGCCGCTCCCGCGCGACGCTACGGACCGCAACCGTACTTCTCCGTTCGCCTTCACCGGCAACAAGTTCGAATTCCGCGCACCGGGCTCCAGCCAGAGCTGCTCTGAACCGAACGTTATCCTCAACACGATCGTTGCCGAAGCATTCGACATCATCGCAGACAAGCTCGCCAACGTTCCTGCAGAAAAGTTCCACGAAGAACTCCAGAACCTCTTGCAGAAGATCGTCAAGGAACACAAGCGCGTTATCTTCAACGGCAACGGTTACACGGACGAATGGGTCGAAGAAGCTGCAAAGCGCGGCCTCCCGAACACCCGCACCACTATGGAAGCCCTCCAGGCACTCAACAAGAAAGAAAACGTCGCCCTCTTCGAAAAGTACGGCGTGTTCAACAAGCGCGAACTCGATTCCCGCTACGAAGTCAACATGGAAGACTACCACAAGAAGATTCACATCGAAGGTGAAATCGCTCGCGACATGGCCAAGGACATCATTCTCCCGCAGGCTATCGAAGCTTACTCCGCCGCTCTCAAGGCAAACGAAATGGCTCTGAACCAAGGTTTCCCGGCTCTCGATTCTTACGCCAAGCCGCTTGGCGAAGGCATCAAGAAGCTCCTCGCTGCAATCGAAGTGATGGAAAAGGCCCTCGCCGGGAAGCACGAAGACATCTTGAACGGTATGCTCGACCTCCGCTTGGTTGTGGACTCTCTCGAAAAGATCGTCCCGGACGAAAAGTGGCCGCTTCCGAAGTACCGCGAGATGCTCTTCATCTACTAATGACAAACTTCTAATTTAAGCACATCAAAACCGAAGACAAGTCACTCGCCATTGGCGAGTGGC
It contains:
- a CDS encoding glutamine synthetase III translates to MSNEYRLKAIKEIASENATGVMPAAPANIDFYGEDVFNAEAMRTYLPKDICKKLFATIDDGAPLDPSIAGEVAHAMKKWAIDRGATHFTHWFQPLTGSTAEKHDSFLEPEDGKAILAFSGKNLIVGEPDASSFPSGGLRSTFEARGYTAWDPTSPAFIKRHGNGATLCIPTAFCSYTGEALDKKTPLLRSIQALQKSADRLMGLFGVAPQKVTVTLGAEQEYFLVDKRFYLQRPDLYQAGRTLFGAAPAKHQQMEDHYFGSIPSRILNFMNDVEKELWKLGIPAKTRHNEVAPAQFELAPMFEEVNLACDHNMQIMEVLRQVADRHGLVCLLHEKPFAGINGSGKHNNWSVNYGKTNLLNPGKDPHQNAIFLTTLCAVIYAVDTHADLLRMAVASAGNDHRLGANEAPPAIISMYLGDQLADVVDQLEKGDPKSSKQAGALKLGSDTLPPLPRDATDRNRTSPFAFTGNKFEFRAPGSSQSCSEPNVILNTIVAEAFDIIADKLANVPAEKFHEELQNLLQKIVKEHKRVIFNGNGYTDEWVEEAAKRGLPNTRTTMEALQALNKKENVALFEKYGVFNKRELDSRYEVNMEDYHKKIHIEGEIARDMAKDIILPQAIEAYSAALKANEMALNQGFPALDSYAKPLGEGIKKLLAAIEVMEKALAGKHEDILNGMLDLRLVVDSLEKIVPDEKWPLPKYREMLFIY